The window CCGCCAATGGGGAAGCCGTAGCCCTGGTGAATATCCGGCATGGCGATGGCGTATTTTTGAATGCCGGGCAATGTGGCGACGTTGATGAGTTGTTCCAAACTGCGGTCGTGGAGCACCTCATCCAGCAAGGCTTCGCTGGCGTAGAGGCGTGCAGGAACGCGCATATCGGCGCGGTAGTCGGCGGGAATTTCCCACAGGTATTCGCTCAGGCGCTGCAAATCACTTTTCCGCATACTTTCCCCCTTCTCAAAATCAGCCCTTCATTCCTGAATGCGCCACGTCACATACTCCTGACAAAAGACGCCAAAGTAATCCACCAGATGGTGGTAGCGCAAATCGTGGTCTTCCGGCAAGTTCCAGGCGTTGCGCACATGCTGGAAAATCTTGCGGCGGTGCGAGTTGACGGTGTTTTCCGAGAGATGCAACCGCGCCGCAATCTCCGCTGTGCTCAACCCTTGCGCATAGAGCACGAGGACATCGCGCTCGCGCTGTGTCAGCGCCTCCCACACCTGTTCACACCGTCGGCGCTCCACACTATCCAAAATGCTCCGCTGGCGGCGCAAAATCTCTGCGCTCGACTGGTCGTGCGCGGTTGTCGGCAATGGGAAGGTGCGCCCCAACGCCAGGAACGGCACTTCAACCAGATGCGCCCCATCTTCGGGACGCGGGTGCAACCGCCCTTCTTCCGCAACCGCCAGGCGCACCTCGCGCGGGGTGAAGACATGCCACACCTTGTCGGTCTGATGCAGGGTGAACATGGCGGCGCTCAACGCCAACGCCCCCAACAAGCGGGGACCACCCGCCACCAGCAGATGCACGCGGCGATGCTGCGCCTTGTACGCCCTGAACAGGTCAACGAACGTGCGCCAAACGGCGTCGGCGTCTTCCGCGTTGGCAACAGCGCGCAACACGCGCCGCCCATCCGCCAGGGGGTGCGTGTGCAAGCGCATGGGATACCCGTTGTACAAACCATGCCGAAAGGCGTCCGCCAGCACGTCGAGCGAGCGCGCAATCCGCGGGTCTTCTTCTGACAGATGCACCAGCACGACGTCGGCGGGATGAATGCCCGCCCGCAAAAACAAATCCAGCGCAAAGGTGATGACCTGTGGTTTGCCGCCGAGTGTGGCAAT of the Ardenticatena maritima genome contains:
- a CDS encoding CRISPR-associated ring nuclease encodes the protein MSEPMQQPGDVLIATLGGKPQVITFALDLFLRAGIHPADVVLVHLSEEDPRIARSLDVLADAFRHGLYNGYPMRLHTHPLADGRRVLRAVANAEDADAVWRTFVDLFRAYKAQHRRVHLLVAGGPRLLGALALSAAMFTLHQTDKVWHVFTPREVRLAVAEEGRLHPRPEDGAHLVEVPFLALGRTFPLPTTAHDQSSAEILRRQRSILDSVERRRCEQVWEALTQRERDVLVLYAQGLSTAEIAARLHLSENTVNSHRRKIFQHVRNAWNLPEDHDLRYHHLVDYFGVFCQEYVTWRIQE